The following are from one region of the Sandaracinus amylolyticus genome:
- a CDS encoding Ig-like domain-containing protein translates to MNKLTSRISFLFVLLALALPGCGDDDGTVLPDAGPIERDASNVDTDAGDTTPPTVIATTPSDGSSLVATDTAIRVAFSEPMDVTAGTIAAATDEGAIELGDATWSDDRTRVEVAPVEPLPAGVTITVTVGSTFRDASGNSLAPSYTFEFTTDDAVAPTIVRTTPAEGATGVDTALATIEVEVSEPVRVASARARLEGPGAPVLGDATWTDRVARWTVSGLLAESSYELVLEGFADVAGNALDASALGTDGRLDFTTGADVTAPVVVESTPREAQLDVDVGLVSTVAITFSEPMDTSSGTFALVVGGATTELAPEWDRGGRRVRLEVAGLLQSAAAHHITLTGLTDLAGNALDAATYLVDSALDFTTGSDLFVPFVAFTSPEEGATATDATLEIVVVFSEAMDPSTGSAPLEGDGRTVTVGGTWSSGNTVLTFSAPMLQAGRSYALDLRGFRDAGGTSVDATHAYLGNGIAEFTFRAPNGERCGDALTEAQAATSAPGRVEWVVASGAVTSGDGSASCDPDGHGPDVLVRYRKTTAAARDGGTALRVFVDGAGTASSNRFDVEIAANDCRTGAAEVEASRLRCLVERNDWEQWLDVGPGDYFVWVSRDGSSTFNGATIVVEEVPGVREGESCEAPLTTSSPSPIYTAPTMPGHPHRWELPGGFPRALDRGITHADPDATFSCMPEGASVGHDAVVTYDKLTATSLVTVRVTMASASARHGAFEIVRGACDPGDAARTELACLPFSASAVNTEVTLDGPAGPISTWYAERRSSPLPAGSWASASSGTPPVPAILPATIEITEFEPQQGDTCANAIPLTAGITNVVSANRPWRAHVPACLATGGVTWFRFTPTQGLAVVRTNGSTSGAVVDAPSGQVLRCSAQDDTSVGTPGLPVFGEVGRDVCVALSSSAGVTQITVEEIPYDGVRGLETAYPLETPSGVSVSGSSWMSVLDDDVFRGATLGRIHRVSTSGGLVSETTLTGATSDGGGAVARPEGLYIVTTSVDATSPRVLRVTDGTGAFLATPQPLDVLPEGFSYPPRAFDAITWDGTQFIVATTQRTSTQNPMFSEGCCDPTIFYAIPAGGGAPVEIGRNATIVDINGIAADATHLYVHGRVAGGWIPPVPPSSTGTSVWHESIFRLRRDQLSEATQTPVALWTGSLSDDSGDISVDSTTNAGIVYFRTSNDGANGSNVMVVVDPDAETPRWVGPLWRAPGSAQNGGLAYDPRGPSLWLNDTNPNPDRWVRLD, encoded by the coding sequence ATGAACAAGCTCACCTCGCGCATCTCCTTCCTCTTCGTGCTGCTCGCGCTGGCGCTGCCCGGCTGCGGTGACGACGACGGCACGGTCCTCCCCGACGCGGGTCCGATCGAACGGGACGCGTCGAACGTCGACACCGACGCGGGCGACACCACGCCGCCGACCGTGATCGCGACGACCCCGAGCGACGGGTCGTCGCTGGTCGCGACCGACACCGCGATCCGCGTCGCGTTCTCGGAGCCGATGGACGTCACCGCGGGCACGATCGCCGCGGCGACCGACGAAGGCGCCATCGAGCTCGGCGACGCGACGTGGAGCGACGATCGCACGCGCGTCGAGGTCGCCCCGGTCGAGCCGCTGCCCGCAGGCGTGACGATCACGGTGACCGTCGGCAGCACGTTCCGCGACGCGTCGGGGAACTCGCTCGCGCCGTCGTACACGTTCGAGTTCACGACCGACGACGCGGTCGCGCCGACGATCGTGCGCACCACGCCGGCGGAGGGTGCGACCGGCGTCGACACGGCGCTCGCGACCATCGAGGTCGAGGTGAGCGAGCCGGTGCGCGTCGCGTCCGCGCGCGCGCGCCTCGAGGGCCCGGGCGCGCCGGTGCTCGGCGACGCGACGTGGACCGATCGCGTCGCGCGCTGGACCGTGTCGGGCCTGCTCGCGGAGTCGAGCTACGAGCTCGTGCTCGAGGGCTTCGCGGACGTCGCGGGCAACGCGCTCGACGCGAGCGCGCTCGGCACCGACGGACGCCTCGACTTCACCACGGGCGCCGACGTGACCGCCCCCGTCGTGGTCGAGAGCACGCCGCGCGAAGCGCAGCTCGACGTCGACGTCGGCCTCGTGTCGACGGTCGCGATCACGTTCAGCGAGCCCATGGATACGAGCTCGGGCACGTTCGCGCTCGTCGTGGGCGGTGCGACCACCGAGCTCGCGCCCGAGTGGGATCGCGGCGGCCGGCGCGTGCGCCTCGAGGTCGCGGGCCTCCTCCAGTCCGCCGCCGCGCATCACATCACGCTCACCGGGCTCACCGACCTCGCGGGCAACGCGCTCGATGCCGCGACCTACCTCGTCGACAGTGCGCTCGACTTCACGACCGGGAGCGATCTCTTCGTGCCCTTCGTCGCGTTCACGTCGCCCGAAGAGGGCGCGACCGCGACCGACGCGACCCTCGAGATCGTCGTCGTGTTCAGCGAGGCGATGGATCCGTCGACCGGGAGCGCGCCGCTCGAGGGCGATGGCCGCACCGTGACCGTCGGCGGCACGTGGTCGTCGGGCAACACGGTCCTGACGTTCTCGGCGCCGATGCTCCAGGCGGGTCGGAGCTACGCGCTCGACCTCCGCGGATTCCGCGACGCCGGTGGCACCAGCGTCGATGCGACGCACGCGTACCTCGGCAACGGCATCGCGGAGTTCACCTTCCGCGCGCCCAACGGCGAGCGCTGCGGTGATGCGCTCACCGAGGCGCAGGCGGCGACGTCCGCGCCGGGTCGCGTCGAGTGGGTGGTCGCCTCGGGCGCGGTGACGTCGGGTGATGGCAGCGCGTCGTGCGATCCCGACGGCCACGGACCCGACGTGCTCGTGCGCTACCGCAAGACGACGGCCGCCGCGCGCGACGGTGGGACCGCGCTGCGCGTCTTCGTCGATGGCGCGGGCACCGCGAGCTCGAACCGCTTCGACGTCGAGATCGCCGCGAACGACTGCCGCACCGGCGCGGCCGAGGTCGAGGCCTCGCGCCTCCGATGCCTCGTCGAGCGCAACGACTGGGAGCAGTGGCTCGACGTCGGTCCCGGCGACTACTTCGTGTGGGTCTCGCGCGACGGCTCGTCGACGTTCAACGGTGCGACGATCGTCGTCGAAGAGGTGCCCGGTGTCCGCGAGGGGGAGAGCTGCGAGGCGCCGCTCACGACGAGCTCGCCGAGCCCCATCTACACCGCGCCGACGATGCCGGGCCATCCGCACCGCTGGGAGCTCCCGGGCGGGTTCCCGCGCGCGCTCGATCGCGGCATCACGCACGCCGATCCCGACGCGACGTTCTCGTGCATGCCCGAAGGCGCCTCGGTCGGACACGACGCGGTGGTCACGTACGACAAGCTCACCGCCACCAGCCTCGTGACCGTACGCGTGACGATGGCGTCGGCGTCGGCCCGCCACGGCGCGTTCGAGATCGTGCGCGGCGCGTGCGATCCCGGCGACGCGGCTCGCACCGAGCTCGCGTGCCTCCCGTTCTCGGCGAGCGCGGTCAACACCGAGGTCACGCTCGACGGCCCCGCAGGTCCGATCTCGACGTGGTACGCCGAGCGCCGCTCCTCGCCGCTGCCGGCCGGCTCGTGGGCCAGCGCCAGCTCCGGCACGCCGCCGGTGCCCGCGATCCTGCCCGCGACGATCGAGATCACCGAGTTCGAGCCGCAGCAGGGCGACACGTGCGCGAACGCGATCCCGCTGACCGCGGGGATCACGAACGTCGTGAGCGCGAACCGCCCGTGGCGTGCGCACGTCCCGGCGTGCCTCGCGACCGGCGGCGTGACGTGGTTCCGGTTCACGCCGACGCAGGGCCTCGCCGTCGTGCGCACGAACGGCTCGACGTCGGGCGCGGTCGTGGACGCGCCGAGCGGGCAGGTGCTGCGCTGCTCGGCGCAGGACGACACGTCGGTCGGTACGCCGGGCCTGCCGGTGTTCGGCGAAGTCGGCCGCGACGTCTGCGTCGCGCTCTCGTCGAGCGCGGGCGTCACGCAGATCACCGTCGAGGAGATCCCGTACGACGGCGTGCGCGGGCTCGAGACCGCGTACCCGCTCGAGACGCCGTCCGGTGTGTCGGTGTCCGGCAGCAGCTGGATGTCGGTGCTCGACGACGACGTCTTCCGCGGCGCCACGCTCGGCCGCATCCACCGCGTCTCGACGTCGGGCGGCCTCGTGTCGGAGACGACGCTCACCGGCGCCACCAGTGACGGCGGCGGCGCGGTCGCGCGTCCCGAGGGGCTCTACATCGTCACGACCAGCGTCGACGCGACGAGCCCCCGCGTGCTCCGCGTGACCGACGGGACCGGGGCGTTCCTCGCGACGCCGCAGCCCCTCGACGTGCTGCCGGAAGGGTTCTCGTACCCGCCGCGCGCGTTCGACGCGATCACGTGGGACGGGACCCAGTTCATCGTCGCGACCACGCAGCGCACGTCGACGCAGAACCCGATGTTCAGCGAGGGCTGCTGCGATCCGACGATCTTCTACGCGATTCCCGCCGGTGGCGGCGCGCCGGTGGAGATCGGTCGCAACGCGACCATCGTGGACATCAACGGCATCGCCGCCGACGCGACCCACCTCTACGTGCACGGGCGCGTCGCGGGCGGATGGATCCCGCCGGTGCCGCCGAGCAGCACCGGCACCTCGGTCTGGCACGAGTCGATCTTCCGACTCCGCCGCGATCAGCTCAGCGAGGCGACGCAGACGCCCGTCGCGCTCTGGACGGGCTCGCTGTCCGACGACAGCGGCGACATCTCGGTCGACAGCACGACGAACGCCGGGATCGTCTACTTCCGCACGAGCAACGACGGCGCGAACGGCAGCAACGTGATGGTCGTCGTCGACCCCGACGCCGAGACGCCGCGCTGGGTCGGCCCGCTCTGGCGTGCGCCCGGCAGCGCGCAGAACGGCGGCCTCGCGTACGACCCGCGTGGTCCCTCGCTCTGGCTCAACGACACGAACCCGAACCCGGATCGCTGGGTCCGCCTCGACTGA
- a CDS encoding Ig-like domain-containing protein — protein sequence MRSRISLALALTTCLGAISAGCDGNGGPVLVPDSGPTPNDSGTPPVDAFTPDTVRPQVTETSPEQGATGVAPDATITVTFSEEMDESAGTVSVRAGTETREVDLAWSDEGTTLTITPRAALPSEARVTVTLDDDFADLAGNTLALPYVLVFGLGDTDPPVVASSDPAQGATDLSARLEAITIVFDEQMDNSVGTLALSGGAGTIGTPDWIDGRTLRAPISGLAYGTTYRITPTGFTDAAGNALDASVYLDEGAIEITTGGDDDAPQVTDSVPSEGQVNVALRGTPSIVIVFDEPMSTSAGTATLHAGGLETVLAGTWSDGGRRLTMPVAGRLYPDAPHSVVLAGFVDVAGNALDTTTYLGDGALDFDTGADATVPIVVFSYPNEGSTSADFQLARIEIAFDRAMDQETVATVRVDDGEDAFDANVTWNLAGTRAYVDVSSRMRAGRAYAVDLRAFVDLNGDPVDPDAPYLGNGVLDFQTRAPRGEMCRDELRVTEATSTLPTGGHEWVIGETTMRTIDNSRACQYAGADSTSYSPDAVLVYRKTTGAGSSGGRYLRVSAESAVGSRVTLAVYRDACSQASPGGPDARLTCQWDRYRWDQYLDVGAGDYYVWVATTNSSTQQPITVRIEEVEAVPAGESCANPLRASATEPSYTPPATAGGEHVWEITGEHFHGADMDDAWPGTGAVSCDEEQAQGVDYVVEYQKASADSLVSVVVEPLGAGITDTMHVEMRSTCDARDATGTTYVTECGMRPDSSAPVTIFPRRFTFRAPAGPMYLWVANDLQRSGQLGARIRVQEIPDVPGSSCANAIALGASGSFDIAPSAAARSDAPSCMRGDLDGDETLDDGVTWYRLTSTAAATVVRANAATPGETGAIAVFDANAGREVHCGLTAAPVPMTVLGAPGRDVCIAVRNEAGITRLDVAQAPYTGVMGVPTEIPFERPTGSNGNPITITSENWMVVTPTTLYMSLASSLLHGARTGGQVFGQHTFTSSQIGSAGVAIGEAVWSLDDSASSGTTSRLFRLVNASGASGATAWDTGTSWPADAYDSMTYDGTSFFVANDYAASVPVQIRRFDPAAPGAATPVGALGSGARDTLGLAADATWFFFAGAWEVDATTTLRGIFRVRRSELGTATPELIAALPIHTVSSSGSVSYVARVPMFVDSTTSASYLYARANTGEVHAVMDPGGATPVYVGAISPLGDTGDFAMAYDPADASIFLFETETVSTGRIVRLD from the coding sequence ATGCGCAGCCGCATCTCCCTCGCGCTCGCTCTCACGACGTGTCTCGGCGCGATCAGCGCCGGGTGCGACGGCAACGGAGGTCCGGTCCTCGTGCCCGACTCCGGTCCCACCCCGAACGACTCGGGGACGCCACCGGTCGACGCGTTCACGCCGGACACGGTGCGGCCGCAGGTAACCGAGACGTCGCCCGAGCAGGGCGCGACGGGGGTCGCGCCCGACGCGACGATCACCGTGACGTTCTCGGAGGAGATGGACGAGAGCGCCGGCACGGTGTCGGTGCGCGCCGGCACCGAGACCCGTGAGGTCGACCTCGCGTGGAGCGACGAGGGCACGACGCTGACGATCACGCCGCGCGCGGCGCTGCCGAGCGAAGCGCGCGTCACGGTGACGCTCGACGACGACTTCGCCGACCTGGCGGGCAACACGCTCGCCCTCCCCTATGTGCTGGTCTTCGGGCTCGGCGACACCGATCCGCCGGTCGTCGCGTCGAGCGATCCCGCGCAGGGCGCGACCGATCTGAGCGCGCGCCTCGAAGCGATCACGATCGTGTTCGACGAGCAGATGGACAACAGCGTCGGCACGCTGGCGCTCAGCGGCGGCGCGGGGACGATCGGCACGCCCGACTGGATCGACGGGCGCACGCTGCGCGCGCCGATCTCGGGTCTCGCGTACGGCACGACGTATCGCATCACGCCGACCGGCTTCACCGACGCCGCGGGCAACGCGCTCGACGCGTCGGTCTACCTCGACGAGGGCGCGATCGAGATCACGACGGGCGGCGACGACGACGCGCCGCAGGTGACGGACTCGGTGCCGAGCGAGGGCCAGGTCAACGTCGCGCTGCGCGGCACGCCGTCGATCGTGATCGTGTTCGACGAGCCGATGAGCACGAGCGCCGGCACCGCGACGCTGCACGCGGGTGGGCTCGAGACGGTGCTCGCCGGCACGTGGTCGGACGGCGGTCGCCGCCTGACGATGCCGGTCGCGGGCCGGCTCTATCCCGACGCGCCGCACTCGGTCGTGCTCGCGGGCTTCGTCGACGTCGCGGGCAACGCGCTCGACACGACGACGTACCTCGGCGACGGAGCGCTCGACTTCGACACCGGCGCGGACGCGACCGTGCCGATCGTCGTGTTCTCGTATCCCAACGAAGGCTCGACGAGCGCGGACTTCCAGCTCGCGCGCATCGAGATCGCGTTCGACCGCGCGATGGATCAGGAGACGGTCGCGACGGTGCGCGTCGACGACGGCGAGGACGCGTTCGACGCGAACGTGACGTGGAACCTCGCGGGCACGCGCGCGTACGTCGACGTGTCGAGCCGCATGCGCGCGGGCCGCGCGTACGCGGTCGACCTCCGCGCGTTCGTCGATCTGAACGGCGATCCCGTCGATCCCGACGCGCCGTACCTCGGCAACGGCGTGCTCGACTTCCAGACCCGCGCGCCCCGCGGCGAGATGTGTCGCGACGAGCTCCGCGTCACCGAGGCGACGAGCACGCTGCCGACCGGCGGTCACGAGTGGGTGATCGGCGAGACGACGATGCGCACGATCGACAACAGTCGTGCGTGTCAGTACGCGGGCGCCGACAGCACCAGCTACTCGCCCGATGCGGTGCTCGTCTATCGCAAGACGACGGGCGCCGGCTCGTCCGGCGGTCGCTACCTGCGCGTGTCCGCGGAGAGCGCGGTCGGCAGCCGAGTGACGCTCGCGGTCTATCGCGACGCGTGCAGTCAGGCGTCTCCGGGCGGACCCGACGCGCGCCTCACGTGCCAGTGGGATCGTTATCGCTGGGACCAGTACCTCGATGTCGGCGCGGGCGACTACTACGTGTGGGTCGCGACGACGAACAGCTCGACGCAGCAACCGATCACCGTGCGGATCGAAGAGGTCGAGGCGGTGCCGGCCGGCGAGAGCTGCGCCAACCCGCTTCGCGCGAGCGCGACCGAGCCCAGCTACACGCCCCCCGCGACGGCCGGTGGCGAGCACGTCTGGGAGATCACCGGCGAGCACTTCCACGGCGCCGACATGGACGACGCGTGGCCCGGCACCGGCGCGGTGTCGTGTGACGAGGAGCAGGCGCAGGGCGTCGACTACGTGGTCGAGTACCAGAAGGCGAGCGCGGACTCGCTCGTCTCGGTCGTCGTCGAGCCGCTCGGCGCGGGCATCACCGACACGATGCACGTGGAGATGCGCTCGACGTGCGACGCGCGCGACGCGACCGGGACCACCTACGTGACGGAGTGCGGGATGAGGCCCGACTCGTCGGCGCCGGTCACGATCTTCCCGCGGCGCTTCACGTTCCGCGCGCCGGCAGGGCCGATGTACCTGTGGGTGGCGAACGATCTGCAGCGCTCCGGCCAGCTCGGCGCGCGGATCCGGGTGCAGGAGATCCCGGACGTGCCGGGCTCGTCGTGCGCGAACGCGATCGCGCTCGGCGCGAGCGGGAGCTTCGACATCGCGCCGAGCGCGGCCGCGCGCAGCGATGCGCCGAGCTGCATGCGCGGCGACCTGGACGGTGACGAGACGCTCGACGACGGCGTCACGTGGTACCGCCTCACGTCGACCGCCGCGGCGACGGTGGTCCGCGCGAACGCGGCGACGCCCGGCGAGACCGGCGCGATCGCGGTGTTCGACGCGAACGCGGGCCGCGAGGTGCACTGCGGCCTCACGGCCGCGCCCGTCCCGATGACCGTGCTCGGCGCACCGGGTCGCGACGTGTGCATCGCGGTGCGGAACGAGGCAGGCATCACCCGGCTCGATGTCGCGCAGGCGCCGTACACCGGCGTGATGGGTGTGCCCACCGAGATTCCGTTCGAGCGCCCGACGGGGTCGAACGGGAACCCGATCACCATCACCTCCGAGAACTGGATGGTCGTCACGCCGACCACCCTCTACATGTCGCTCGCGAGCTCGCTCCTCCACGGCGCGCGCACCGGCGGACAGGTCTTCGGCCAGCACACGTTCACGTCGTCGCAGATCGGCAGCGCGGGCGTCGCCATCGGTGAGGCCGTCTGGTCGCTCGACGACAGCGCATCCTCGGGGACGACGTCGCGCCTCTTCCGGCTCGTGAACGCGAGCGGCGCGAGCGGCGCGACGGCGTGGGACACCGGCACGTCGTGGCCGGCCGACGCGTACGACTCGATGACGTACGACGGCACGTCGTTCTTCGTCGCCAACGACTACGCCGCGAGCGTGCCGGTGCAGATCCGCCGCTTCGATCCCGCCGCGCCCGGCGCGGCGACGCCGGTCGGTGCGCTCGGCTCGGGCGCGCGCGACACGCTCGGCCTCGCCGCCGATGCGACGTGGTTCTTCTTCGCCGGCGCGTGGGAGGTCGATGCGACGACGACCCTCCGCGGCATCTTCCGGGTGCGCCGGAGCGAGCTCGGCACCGCGACGCCGGAGCTCATCGCTGCGCTGCCCATCCACACGGTCAGCTCGAGCGGCAGCGTCTCGTACGTCGCGCGCGTCCCGATGTTCGTCGATTCGACGACGTCCGCTTCGTACCTGTATGCGCGCGCGAACACGGGCGAGGTGCACGCGGTGATGGATCCCGGCGGTGCGACGCCGGTCTACGTCGGCGCGATCAGTCCGCTCGGAGACACCGGCGACTTCGCGATGGCCTACGACCCCGCGGACGCGTCGATCTTCCTATTCGAGACCGAGACCGTGAGCACCGGCCGCATCGTTCGCCTGGACTGA
- a CDS encoding FecR domain-containing protein, whose protein sequence is MSERATLRQMTRAAKQHVGIEWDAARAAHLAERASARQRRRTLARGAIGAGVVAFAAGFLLMWGARRTPAATHGPDAIAHAAHALPAEGHGVLRFAEGSVATPLDASSELVVAAVRDDEIVVDVVHGGGRFEVTPGLPRRFRVRAGDVVVTVLGTVFTVRREGAGASVEVERGRVEVTWEPDGNAVLGAGESDAFPRAAATARVATEPTVAAASVEAEEVATAVVREERAPRRRDRRARAAEPIEQVADEEIEIEIAPEEAELEGWRALAERGRFDEGYGLLLADASVLPSRDLEALMQAADVARLSGHPSESLAYLRRALDVGRGDPRAPMVAFTLGRVLLQQLGRPSDAAAAFAQCRAMAPDGSLAQDALAREVEAWHRAGDVEQARERALEYLRLHPHGLRASAVRRYGGIE, encoded by the coding sequence ATGTCTGAGCGCGCGACGCTTCGGCAGATGACGCGTGCTGCGAAGCAGCACGTGGGCATCGAGTGGGACGCGGCGAGGGCCGCGCATCTCGCGGAACGTGCGAGCGCACGGCAGCGCCGGCGCACGCTGGCGCGCGGTGCGATCGGCGCAGGTGTGGTCGCGTTCGCCGCGGGGTTCCTCCTGATGTGGGGCGCCCGGCGCACGCCAGCCGCGACGCACGGCCCCGACGCGATCGCGCACGCTGCGCACGCGCTGCCGGCCGAGGGGCACGGTGTGCTCCGCTTTGCCGAGGGATCGGTGGCGACGCCGCTCGACGCGAGCTCGGAGCTCGTGGTGGCGGCGGTGCGCGACGACGAGATCGTCGTCGACGTCGTGCACGGTGGCGGTCGCTTCGAGGTCACGCCCGGGCTGCCGCGGCGCTTCCGCGTGCGCGCGGGCGACGTGGTGGTGACGGTGCTGGGTACGGTGTTCACCGTGCGGCGCGAGGGCGCGGGCGCGAGCGTCGAGGTGGAGCGCGGGCGCGTGGAGGTCACGTGGGAGCCCGACGGCAACGCGGTGCTCGGCGCGGGTGAGAGCGATGCGTTCCCGCGCGCGGCCGCGACCGCGCGGGTCGCGACCGAGCCCACCGTCGCGGCGGCATCGGTCGAAGCAGAAGAGGTCGCGACGGCGGTCGTGCGCGAAGAGCGCGCGCCGCGCAGGCGTGATCGTCGCGCGCGCGCGGCGGAGCCGATCGAGCAGGTCGCGGACGAGGAGATCGAGATCGAGATCGCGCCGGAGGAGGCCGAGCTCGAAGGATGGCGCGCGCTCGCGGAGCGGGGCCGCTTCGACGAGGGCTACGGGCTCCTGCTCGCGGACGCGTCGGTGCTGCCCTCGCGCGATCTCGAGGCGCTCATGCAGGCGGCCGACGTCGCGCGTCTGTCGGGGCATCCCAGCGAGTCGCTCGCGTACCTGCGACGCGCGCTCGACGTCGGGCGGGGCGATCCGCGCGCGCCGATGGTCGCGTTCACGCTCGGCCGCGTGCTCCTCCAGCAGCTCGGTCGTCCGAGCGACGCGGCCGCGGCGTTCGCGCAGTGTCGCGCGATGGCGCCCGACGGCTCGCTCGCCCAGGACGCGCTCGCGCGCGAGGTCGAGGCGTGGCACCGCGCGGGCGACGTAGAACAGGCGCGTGAGCGCGCGCTGGAGTACCTTCGCTTGCATCCCCACGGGCTCCGCGCGAGCGCCGTGCGGCGTTATGGAGGCATCGAGTAG
- a CDS encoding RNA polymerase sigma factor encodes MGSHEGAKASGEISADVSGHLPAVAPIDLASAFRAYGRYVAWIGMRILGRREDVDDLVQDVFLDAVRGMDRLRDPGAAKAWLGTLTVRKARRVLRKRRMMRFLGVDEGADYGEIVDESASSAERVMIADLYRMLDTLPTEERLAWTLRHLEGEQLERVAELCGCSLATVKRRIAAAHAIMGGELGDV; translated from the coding sequence ATGGGCTCGCACGAGGGCGCCAAGGCTTCAGGAGAGATCTCGGCGGACGTCTCGGGCCACCTGCCCGCGGTCGCGCCCATCGATCTCGCGTCGGCGTTCCGGGCGTACGGCCGCTACGTCGCGTGGATCGGCATGCGCATCCTGGGCCGGCGCGAGGACGTCGACGACCTGGTGCAAGACGTCTTCCTGGACGCGGTGCGCGGGATGGATCGCCTGCGCGATCCCGGCGCGGCGAAGGCGTGGCTCGGCACGCTGACGGTGCGCAAAGCCCGTCGCGTGCTGCGCAAGCGGCGGATGATGCGCTTCCTCGGTGTGGACGAGGGCGCGGACTACGGGGAGATCGTGGACGAGAGCGCCTCGTCCGCGGAGCGCGTGATGATCGCGGATCTGTATCGGATGCTCGACACCTTGCCGACGGAAGAGCGGCTCGCTTGGACATTGCGACACCTCGAAGGGGAGCAGCTCGAGCGAGTGGCCGAGCTGTGTGGGTGCTCGCTGGCGACGGTGAAGCGGCGGATCGCGGCGGCGCACGCGATCATGGGGGGAGAGCTGGGGGATGTCTGA
- the ruvA gene encoding Holliday junction branch migration protein RuvA yields the protein MIGRLRGQIVDRGVDGTVVLDVAGVGYEVSVPLGALGRLPTPPETVTLHVHTHVREDAIALFGFATPEDRAAFRTLMTVSSIGPKLALAVLSHLDARGLADAVARQDPGRFKGIPGVGKKIADRLVLELRDKLGFVTAGSSSGSIGAPIAMPIPIPSGPLGQVASALVSMGFKPGEAERAVAAITPGADGKSVDVLLREALSSLG from the coding sequence GTGATCGGGCGTCTTCGCGGGCAGATCGTGGATCGTGGGGTCGACGGAACGGTGGTCCTCGACGTCGCGGGCGTCGGGTACGAGGTGTCGGTCCCGCTCGGCGCGCTCGGGCGCCTTCCCACTCCCCCGGAAACCGTGACGCTGCACGTGCACACCCACGTCCGCGAGGACGCGATCGCGCTCTTCGGGTTCGCCACACCCGAGGATCGCGCGGCGTTCCGCACGCTCATGACCGTCTCGTCGATCGGCCCGAAGCTCGCGCTCGCGGTGCTCTCCCACCTCGACGCCCGCGGGCTCGCGGACGCGGTCGCACGCCAGGATCCCGGTCGTTTCAAGGGAATTCCCGGGGTCGGCAAGAAGATCGCGGACCGCCTGGTGCTCGAGCTGCGCGACAAGCTCGGGTTCGTCACCGCGGGCTCGTCGTCGGGCAGCATCGGCGCGCCGATCGCGATGCCGATCCCGATCCCGAGCGGGCCGCTGGGCCAGGTCGCGTCGGCGCTGGTCTCGATGGGCTTCAAGCCCGGCGAGGCGGAGCGCGCCGTCGCCGCGATCACGCCGGGCGCCGACGGCAAGTCGGTCGACGTGCTGCTGCGCGAAGCGCTCTCGTCGCTGGGTTGA
- the ruvB gene encoding Holliday junction branch migration DNA helicase RuvB — protein sequence MATKKKSPKASASEIERPQNLLEAAPAGDEESRLDASLRPTRFEEFVGQPKLVENLRVYVHAARARGGPLDHTLFFGPPGLGKTTLANILAAELGVTLHLAHGPAIEHKGQLAALLTKLGERDVLFIDEIHRLSSVVEENLYTAMEDFRIDVVHGDGPMANTLQIPIAPFTLVGATTRTGLLTGPLLSRFGIEARLDYYDPSDLARIVRRSAGILEVRIDDEACLEIARRARGTPRIANRLLRRSRDFAEVLGDGKLDAKTARAALERLEVDELGLDEMNRRFLRAIIEFYGGGPVGIEALAATLSEPRDTLEDVIEPYLLQNGFLARTARGRMATERAFEHLGLKAKKKQGTLF from the coding sequence ATGGCGACCAAGAAGAAGAGCCCGAAGGCGAGCGCGAGCGAGATCGAGCGCCCGCAGAACCTGCTCGAGGCCGCGCCCGCGGGCGACGAGGAGAGCCGCCTCGACGCGAGCCTGCGCCCCACGCGCTTCGAGGAGTTCGTCGGCCAGCCGAAGCTCGTCGAGAACCTGCGCGTCTACGTGCACGCCGCGCGCGCTCGCGGCGGCCCGCTCGATCACACGCTCTTCTTCGGCCCGCCCGGCCTCGGCAAGACGACCCTCGCGAACATCCTCGCGGCCGAGCTCGGCGTGACGCTGCACCTCGCGCACGGCCCCGCGATCGAGCACAAGGGTCAGCTCGCGGCGCTGCTCACGAAGCTCGGCGAGCGCGACGTGCTCTTCATCGACGAGATCCACCGCCTCTCGTCGGTCGTCGAAGAGAACCTCTACACGGCGATGGAGGACTTCCGCATCGACGTCGTGCACGGCGACGGACCGATGGCGAACACGCTGCAGATCCCGATCGCGCCGTTCACGCTCGTCGGCGCGACGACGCGCACCGGGCTGCTCACCGGCCCGCTGCTCTCGCGCTTCGGCATCGAGGCGCGCCTCGACTACTACGATCCCTCGGACCTCGCGCGCATCGTGCGGCGCAGCGCGGGCATCCTCGAGGTCCGCATCGACGACGAGGCGTGCCTCGAGATCGCGCGCCGTGCGCGCGGCACCCCGCGCATCGCGAACCGCCTCCTGCGCCGTTCGCGCGACTTCGCCGAGGTGCTCGGCGACGGCAAGCTCGACGCGAAGACCGCGCGCGCCGCGCTCGAGCGGCTCGAGGTCGACGAGCTCGGCCTCGACGAGATGAACCGCCGCTTCCTGCGCGCGATCATCGAGTTCTACGGCGGCGGCCCGGTCGGCATCGAGGCGCTCGCGGCGACACTGAGCGAGCCGCGCGACACGCTCGAGGACGTGATCGAGCCGTACCTGCTGCAGAACGGATTCCTCGCGCGCACCGCGCGCGGCCGCATGGCCACCGAGCGCGCGTTCGAGCACCTCGGGCTCAAGGCCAAGAAGAAGCAAGGCACGCTCTTCTGA